Proteins from one Mesotoga infera genomic window:
- a CDS encoding calcium/sodium antiporter — MIWTLVLLGSGFLLLIKGADYLIEGAVAIAKRFGLSELFIGLTIVAFGTSAPELAVSFQAALKGSGIAIGNVLGSNIANIALILGAAALISPLKVSNSTMYYEVPFIIIISTASGAMFFGRDFTLGRSDGIVLLSFFVIFMMYIFVMARQDRAISQAVQIQEKKDTMSLRKDIKLAWIATVGGLAAVLVGGDLVVDAGSHIARSFGVSDMLIGVTIVAIGTSLPELVTSLVAGRKDKKDLAMGNVIGSNIFNTLFVLGASTLASPLKADRQFTLDIAFNFGLSIALFLLVMRKRVLSKFSGLLLIMLYTVYLVLNAIAG, encoded by the coding sequence TTGATATGGACTCTGGTTCTACTCGGAAGCGGTTTCCTTCTACTGATAAAGGGGGCAGATTATCTTATAGAAGGAGCTGTAGCCATAGCTAAACGTTTCGGACTTTCCGAGTTGTTCATAGGACTCACGATAGTTGCCTTCGGAACGAGCGCTCCAGAGCTGGCAGTAAGTTTTCAAGCTGCGCTGAAAGGCTCGGGAATAGCCATAGGAAACGTACTTGGTTCGAATATAGCAAACATTGCCCTCATTCTCGGAGCTGCGGCTCTGATAAGTCCTTTGAAAGTCTCAAACTCAACTATGTATTACGAAGTTCCCTTCATCATAATCATATCGACCGCATCGGGTGCCATGTTTTTCGGAAGAGATTTCACACTTGGTAGGAGCGACGGGATAGTCTTGCTTTCCTTTTTCGTGATCTTTATGATGTACATATTCGTGATGGCCAGACAGGATAGAGCGATAAGCCAGGCAGTACAAATTCAGGAAAAGAAAGACACTATGAGCTTACGTAAAGATATAAAATTGGCCTGGATAGCCACAGTTGGCGGTTTGGCAGCCGTTTTAGTCGGAGGCGATCTGGTTGTCGATGCCGGTTCACACATCGCCCGGTCCTTCGGTGTGAGCGATATGCTGATCGGTGTGACCATAGTCGCTATCGGCACATCTTTGCCGGAATTAGTGACCTCACTGGTGGCCGGAAGAAAAGACAAAAAAGATCTGGCAATGGGCAATGTGATAGGTTCGAACATTTTCAACACTCTTTTCGTACTCGGTGCCTCTACTTTGGCTTCTCCGCTTAAAGCGGACCGCCAGTTTACGCTGGACATTGCTTTCAATTTTGGCCTTTCTATTGCCCTTTTCTTGTTGGTTATGAGAAAGAGAGTGCTTAGCAAATTCTCTGGCTTACTTCTTATTATGCTTTACACAGTTTATCTCGTGCTAAATGCGATCGCGGGTTAA
- a CDS encoding glycine C-acetyltransferase: MFDFDVLKDEMRELEEKGLLVKIRTLESPQGAWLNVDGRKVLNMCSNNYLGLCFDEELKQAAIEGIKKWGVGPGAVRSIAGTLDLHNELERELAQFKKVEATLVVQSGFNANQAVIGPIVSEEDAILSDELNHASIIDGVRLTKAKRYVWKHKDVADLEEQLKAAKADGARRMLIITDGVFSMDGDLAPLPEIVEKAEKYGAIVMVDDAHGEGVLGSNGRGIVDHFHLHGKVDIEVGTLSKAFGLVGGFIAGKKALIDYLKQKARPFLFSSSLSPAETAAAIAAVRKLSSSDELVKTLWNNAEYFKERLKSLGFDTGHSETPITPVMLYDAKLSSSFSKRLFEEGIFASSIGFPTVPRGKARLRIMISAAHSRKDLDFAISKFEMIGKELGVIK; this comes from the coding sequence ATGTTCGATTTCGATGTTTTGAAAGACGAAATGAGAGAACTAGAAGAAAAGGGACTGTTGGTGAAAATTCGAACTCTCGAGTCTCCGCAGGGCGCCTGGCTGAACGTGGATGGCAGAAAAGTGCTCAACATGTGTTCCAACAACTACCTGGGACTTTGCTTCGACGAAGAGTTGAAACAGGCTGCGATAGAAGGTATAAAAAAGTGGGGTGTGGGTCCGGGCGCCGTTAGGTCCATCGCGGGTACTCTTGACCTCCACAACGAACTCGAGAGGGAACTGGCACAGTTCAAGAAAGTGGAGGCGACACTGGTTGTGCAGTCGGGTTTCAATGCCAACCAGGCTGTGATAGGCCCTATAGTCTCCGAAGAAGATGCGATTCTCTCGGACGAACTGAATCACGCAAGTATTATTGACGGCGTCAGATTGACGAAAGCCAAGAGATATGTCTGGAAGCACAAGGACGTCGCCGATCTCGAAGAACAACTAAAAGCGGCCAAGGCCGATGGTGCCAGAAGAATGCTTATCATCACCGATGGCGTTTTCTCAATGGACGGTGACCTGGCACCACTGCCTGAGATAGTTGAAAAGGCCGAAAAGTACGGAGCAATAGTGATGGTGGACGATGCGCACGGCGAAGGTGTGTTAGGAAGCAATGGACGAGGCATCGTGGATCACTTCCATCTCCACGGGAAGGTGGATATCGAAGTTGGAACTCTTTCCAAGGCTTTCGGTCTCGTTGGCGGCTTCATCGCGGGCAAAAAAGCACTTATAGATTATCTGAAGCAAAAGGCACGCCCCTTCCTGTTCAGTTCTTCCCTATCTCCGGCCGAAACCGCGGCCGCCATAGCGGCGGTACGAAAACTCTCATCATCGGACGAACTCGTTAAAACGCTATGGAACAACGCCGAATACTTCAAAGAGAGACTGAAGTCTCTCGGTTTCGATACGGGACACAGCGAAACCCCGATCACCCCGGTGATGCTCTACGACGCAAAGCTCTCATCGAGTTTTTCGAAGCGACTCTTCGAAGAGGGAATCTTTGCCAGCTCGATAGGTTTCCCGACGGTGCCGAGGGGAAAGGCGAGATTGAGAATAATGATAAGTGCGGCCCATTCTAGAAAGGATCTCGACTTTGCCATCTCGAAGTTTGAGATGATAGGCAAAGAACTTGGTGTAATAAAATAA